From Nilaparvata lugens isolate BPH chromosome 7, ASM1435652v1, whole genome shotgun sequence, one genomic window encodes:
- the LOC120352354 gene encoding zinc finger protein 513-like yields the protein MNMVTVTVKKEEEEEEEEEDDSSQQPAAVEDDCSQQHYLIPGYNMIFIKEEAYDEQEAEGSSVKSEPEMWPSNCSTSGRDYATEVGGLNEHSISPVEKCTESSVAGTNTKLYSCDHCSYETQHSSHFKRHIRKHTGEKPFSCDFCDFKSAQSGDLKRHIRIHTAEKPFSCEFCDFKSAHSGDLKRHIRTHTEEKPFSCKFCDFKSAHSGDSKKHTRTHTGEKPFSCKFCDFKSAHSGNLKAHIKTHTGEKPFNCEFCDFKSARLGTLKVHIRTHTGEKPFSCKFCDYKSAVLGSLKKHTRTHIGETTPS from the exons ATGAAT ATGGTGACAGTTACTGttaaaaaggaggaggaggaggaggaggaggaggaggatgatagcAGCCAGCAACCAGCTGCAGTGGAAGATGATTGCAGCcaacaacattatctaatccctggctacaacatgatcttcatCAAAGAGGAGGCATATG ATGAGCAAGAGGCTGAAGGAAGTTCAGTGAAGAGTGAACCAGAGATGTGGCCTTCAAACTGCAGCACATCTGGCCGAGACTATGCAACAGAAGTGGGTGGACTGAATGAGCATTCAATCTCTCCAGTGGAAAAGTGCACTGAGTCATCTGTGGCTGGCACAAATACAAAGCTCTATAGCTGTGATCACTGTAGCTATGAAACACAACATTCTAGTCATTTCAAGAGACACATAAGGAAAcacactggagaaaaacctttcagctgtgaTTTTTGTGACTTTAAAAGTGCTCAGTCAGGTGATTTGAAAAGACATATCAGAATTCATACAgcagaaaaacctttcagctgcgagttttgtgacttcaaaagtgCTCATTCAGGCGATTTGAAAAGACATATCAGAACTCATACAGAAGAAAAACCATTCAGCTGCAagttttgtgacttcaaaagtgCTCATTCAGGTGATTCGAAAAAACATAccagaacacatactggagaaaaacctttcagctgcaaattttgtgacttcaaaagtgCTCATTCAGGtaatttgaaagcacatatcaaaacacatactggagaaaaacctttcaacTGTGAATTTTGTGATTTTAAAAGTGCTAGGTTAGGTACTTTGAAagtacatatcagaacacatactggagaaaaacctttcagctgcaagttttgtgactacaaaagtGCTGTGTTAGGTAGTTTGAAAAAACATACCAGAACACATATAGGAGAAACAACTCCTAGCTAA